The Amycolatopsis camponoti genome segment CCGGTGCCGCCCGCGCGGATCGGCCCGGACGCCGTGTCCGCCGGGGTGCTGTTCGACTGCGGCGTCAGGCCGTGACCTTCGCCGGCGCGCTGCGGCGCAGCCAGTACAGGCCGATGACCGGCAGGACCAGCGGGATGAACAGGTAGCCCTCGCCGTAGACCGACCAGACGGTCGGGTGCCGGAACGCGGCCGCGTCGACCAGGCTCAGCGTGCCGATGGTCAGCACGCCCAGCAGCTCGATCGAGCACGCGGTGAGTGCCACGCGCCACCAGCCGTCGCCGCGCCGGGCCAGCGCGATCGTCGCGACGATGTACACGACCGCGGCGAACGCCGAGAGCAGGTACGCGAGCGGTGCCTCGTGGAACTTCGTGCTGATCTGGACGCCGGCCCGCGACGTCGCGGCCAGCGCGAAGATCGCGTACACGGCGACGAGCACCCGCCCGGGGCCGGTGGCCGTCCTACGCTGTTGCTCCACTCCACACCTCGTTCAGTCGCAGCACCATCACCGGGATGGCGATGCAGGCGATGCCGAGCACCGCCGTGCTCGACCGGCTCCGCTCGGCCAGGGCCCAGGCGGCGCCGACCGGCAGCACGACCAGGCTGCCGATCAGGTAGGCCAGGTAGGTCGCCAGGCTGCCCGGGCGGTCGCCGCCGACGAGCAGCACGATCCCGATCACCAGCTGGACGACCAGCAGGACCTCGACGATCGCGATCCCGATCAGGAGCGGTTTGTCCGGCAGCCGGTTGCGGGCCGACTGGACGAAGCTCCACAGCGCGACGAGCGTGGCCGCCACGGCGACCGTCACGGCGAATCCGAAGATCACCCGTTCCTCCTTCCGGTCCGCCGGCCGCCAACTTACTCCGTGGTACCGGTGGGTCCGTCCGCCGAGGTACCGCGGGCGTGGCCTGGGCCACCCGGTCCGCTCCACAGTGGACAATCCCGCTCAACGAGATATACGTGCACCGGGTTAATTGATCACGAGAAGACCTTGATGGCATTGTGCCAATTCGGCGGTTTATTCCGTGTTATCCTCGTGTGGACCTGGGGGAATGTTGGAGAAAGCTTCGTGTTACACCCCGACAGAGTGGTTGGCCATCGGCCAAGAATCACGCTGGGTTCGACTACCGACAGGTAAGTGCCCTTTTTGCCTACCTCGGATAGCCCAGTTGAACCCCCGGGTTGGCGGATAGGCGAGAGGCCGTCCGGCATGGGGGAATATTCCTCGTCCCCGGAGCCGAGTTACCCGGGGGGAACCCGGAGGGGAATCTTCGATGGACCTGCGCTACGAAGCATTTTGCTTCGCCGACCCGTTGTTCTACGACGAACAACTGGAAATCGGTGCGCCGGTCGACGATTTTTCCCAGGCGCTGCCGACGCCGGCCACCGGCTGGGTCGCCGCCGACCGCGGCATCTGGCGGTCGCTGAGCCCCGAGGGTCGCCAACTTCCCGGCCAAGGCTGGAAAATCCACGTTTCCGCCGGTCTGGACAATGCGCGGCGCGTGCTCGTGCAGGTGCACGAGTACTGTGTCGAGCACCGGATCGCCTACAAGCACCTCCGCTCGCTGATGATCCTGCTCGCCCGGAATTCGAAATACGCCCCCCGTGACGGCAGTGCCAAGCTCATCACCATTTACCCGGTTGACGAAGACGAGCTGGGGCGTGTTCTCGAAGATCTGGCGGTCCGGCTCGAAGGTGAGCACGGCGCTTATATCCTGAGCGACCTCAGATACGGCGACGGCCCACTCTACGTCCGTTACGGCGGATTCGCCGAACAGTGGGTCGAACACGAGGGCAACCGCGTCCTGGCGATCCGCAAGCCGGACGGACGGCTCGTGCCCGACAAGCGCGAACCGACGTTCTCCGTCCCCGACTGGGTGAAGATTCCGGCCTGTCTGCAGAGCAGCATCGCTGCGCGTAGAAGCGGCGACCCGGACCAGTTCCCCTACCGGGTGACGCGCTCCCTGCACTTCTCGAACGGTGGCGGCGTCTACCTCGCCGACCCCAAGGCGGGCGGCGACGAGGTCGTCCTCAAGGAAGCCCGTCCGCACGCCGGCCTGGACCGTGCGCAGATCGACGCCGTCGCACGGCTGCGCCGCGAGCACGAGGTGCTCGACGCGCTGGCCGGCGTCCCCGGCGTGCCCCGTGCCTTCGAGCACTTCACCGTCTGGGAACACCACTACCTCGCCATGGAGTACATGCCCGGCACGTCGCTCGGCAACTGGCTGGCCCGCAACTACCCGCTGACCAGGCGTGACACGACCGAAGCCGACCTCACCGCCTACGCCGCCCGCGCCTTGGCCGTGCTCGCGAAGGTCGAGGAGACGATCGAGGAGATCCACGCTCGCGGTTTCGTCTTCGGAGACCTGCACGCGCTGAACATCCTGATCGACGAGGACGACGAGAGCCGGGTCTCGCTGATCGACTTCGAGATGGCGGCGACCCTCGAGTCCGGTTCCCGGCCCGCGCTCGGCGCACCGGGTTTCCGCGCACCGGCCGACCGGACCGGCTTCGAGATCGACGAGCACGCCCTCGCGGCGTTGCGGCTGTGGATCTTCCTGCCGCTGTCCGCGTTGCTGGAGCTCGCGCCGGCGAAGCTGCGCGGCATCGCCGACTTCGTCGAGCGCCGGTTCGGCCTCCCCGAGGGCTACGCCGACGCCGCGGTCGCGGTGCTGGCTTCGCGTGACGAAACCGCGGAGCCGGCACCGGTTCACACGGAGCTCGACCAGGAGAAACCGGACTGGCCGCTGGTCCGCAAGCAGATCGCTGAGGCGATCCTGGCCAGCGCGACTCCCGAGCGCCAGGACCGGCTGTTCCCCGGCGACATCGAGCAGTTTCGCTTCGGCGGCGCCTGTTTCGGTGTCGGTGCCGCGGGCGTGCTGCACGCTCTCGACGTCGCCGGCGTCGGCCGGTTCCCCGAGCACGAGCGCTGGCTGATCGATGCGGTCCGCCGTGAGCCGCCGACCCGGCCCGGGTTCTACGACGGCAGTTACGGCATCGCGTACGTGCTGGAGAACCTCGGTCACCACGACGAGGCGAGCCGGCTGCTCGCGTCGTCGGCGCGACTCGTCGAGCAGACCACCGACCACGCGCTCGAGGGCGGACTGGCCGGGATCGGGCTGACGCAGCTGCACTTCGCCGCCGCCCGGCAGGACAACGAATTCGGCCGGCAGGCGCTCTCCACCGCCGTCCGGCTGGCCGAGGCGCTCGAGACCGCGGCCCCGCCCGGGAAGTTCGCCCGCGCGGGCCTGCTGTCCGGCTGGTCCGGTCCGGCGCTGCTGTTCATCCGCCTCTTCGAAGGCACCGGCGAACCCGCGTGGCTGGCGTTCGCCGACCAGGCGCTGCGCCGTGACCTCGAAGAATGCGTGCTCGCCGACGACGCGTCCTTGCAGGTCCGCGACGGTGCCACCCGCACCCTTCCGTACGCCGCCATCGGCAGTGCCGGAATCCTCGTGGTCGCCGAGCAGCTGGCTCGGCACCGCCCGGACGCGGTCGCCTGCGAGAGCCTCCCCGAGCTGCGTCAGTCGTGCCGCGGCGAGTTCGTGATCCACCCCGGCCTGCTCTACGGCCGGCTCGGGCTCGCGGTCGCCCTCGGCATGGGTGCCGAACCCGAGCAACGCGTCCGCGAAGCGATCGACCTGCACCTGGCCCGGCTGGCCTGGTACGCCGTGCCGTTCCGCGGCGGCCTCGCCTTCCCCGGCAACCAGCTGCTGCGGCTGTCGATGGACGTCACCACCGGCAGCGCGGGAATCCTCCTCGCGCTCGCCGCCCTCCTGGACGGCAAGGAGGTGCTGCCCTTCCTGGGCAGCACGCCGTCCCCCCACACCTCCGGTCGCTGAAGACCGGCGGAAACGAAGAAACCGATGAAAGGAACACCATGGAACTCGTTCTGGAGCTGCAGGCCCTGGAGACCCCCGAGGTGCTCAACGGTGGTCACGGTGGCGGGGGCGGCGCGCCGTCGAACCTGAGCCTGCTGGCCTCCTGCACCAACAGCACCCTCTCGCTGCTGACCTGCCACTGACCTGGCAAGTCCGTCGGCAAGTAGTGCCTAGGTGAACGGTGCGGGAGCGGCACAGGCCAAGTGCGCCGCTCCCGCACGTTCATTGTGGCCCCGGTACCGCCCCGGTGGTACCTCGTCCGAAGGAGTGAGATGCGCGGCTCCGCCGATCGGCTCCTGGTCCGGGTAGCCGGCCTCGACCGTCCGCGACTCGCCGCCATCGTCGTCACCGCCCTGGTCGCCACCGTGGCCGGGCTGCTCCTTCCGGGCGCGCTCGCGGCCGCGGTCGACGCCGTGGTCGCGGGCCGCCCGAGCTGGCCTGAAGTCTCGTGGCTGTTGTTCGTGGGTGGCGCGGAAATCGCGGCCGACGTCGTCGGCGGGATCCTGACCACCCGCGTGACGGCGACGGCGTCCGCGTGGTTGCGCCGCACCCTTTCCGACAAGCTCTTCACGCTCG includes the following:
- the lanKC gene encoding class III lanthionine synthetase LanKC, whose amino-acid sequence is MDLRYEAFCFADPLFYDEQLEIGAPVDDFSQALPTPATGWVAADRGIWRSLSPEGRQLPGQGWKIHVSAGLDNARRVLVQVHEYCVEHRIAYKHLRSLMILLARNSKYAPRDGSAKLITIYPVDEDELGRVLEDLAVRLEGEHGAYILSDLRYGDGPLYVRYGGFAEQWVEHEGNRVLAIRKPDGRLVPDKREPTFSVPDWVKIPACLQSSIAARRSGDPDQFPYRVTRSLHFSNGGGVYLADPKAGGDEVVLKEARPHAGLDRAQIDAVARLRREHEVLDALAGVPGVPRAFEHFTVWEHHYLAMEYMPGTSLGNWLARNYPLTRRDTTEADLTAYAARALAVLAKVEETIEEIHARGFVFGDLHALNILIDEDDESRVSLIDFEMAATLESGSRPALGAPGFRAPADRTGFEIDEHALAALRLWIFLPLSALLELAPAKLRGIADFVERRFGLPEGYADAAVAVLASRDETAEPAPVHTELDQEKPDWPLVRKQIAEAILASATPERQDRLFPGDIEQFRFGGACFGVGAAGVLHALDVAGVGRFPEHERWLIDAVRREPPTRPGFYDGSYGIAYVLENLGHHDEASRLLASSARLVEQTTDHALEGGLAGIGLTQLHFAAARQDNEFGRQALSTAVRLAEALETAAPPGKFARAGLLSGWSGPALLFIRLFEGTGEPAWLAFADQALRRDLEECVLADDASLQVRDGATRTLPYAAIGSAGILVVAEQLARHRPDAVACESLPELRQSCRGEFVIHPGLLYGRLGLAVALGMGAEPEQRVREAIDLHLARLAWYAVPFRGGLAFPGNQLLRLSMDVTTGSAGILLALAALLDGKEVLPFLGSTPSPHTSGR
- a CDS encoding SapB/AmfS family lanthipeptide; amino-acid sequence: MELVLELQALETPEVLNGGHGGGGGAPSNLSLLASCTNSTLSLLTCH